The nucleotide window tctttccttcaagcttttccttttccctaCACGTCTACAACTCGCTATAGCCACCATCGAACCTGTTGGACACCACAATCAAAATGTCTGTCATTGTGCTCCCTCCAGTTATCTAGCTCTGAACCAATTGGAcatcacaataaaaatattgcAAACATTTCATGTTAATCAATTATGGCTGCAAACCAAAAATGTTACACCttacataataaaaatcaaagaatcCTTTTgtgatttaagaaaatatattaaataaaataatataaaaatataaataatatgaaaaaataaatataaaaaatgtattaaataaaataacataaatttttttaaataaaataatttaaaaaaatatagaaaatatattaaaagaaaaatattcaaaaatataaaagatattaaataaaaccatataaaaaacatataaaacattaaataaaattttaaaaataaaaagaatttatttattaaatagttaaatttaaaaattgttaacaattttttttaaaaaatatatatgaaaaaagaaaatagaatttGTAAATGAATTTACGATTTCTAAACAACaaacaactttaaatttataaaaaaaatgtcttaaagtcgtaaaataaaataaaaataatggaagtcaatttttttttatgattacagttaaaaaaataaaagtcgtAATTTCAATTATGACTTTTAATTCAGTAATCGTACAATCTCGTTTTGGATGATAATTCAAAATCGACTAAGCTAATATTAGGACTACAAGTGTTGGAACTATGAGTGTTTGGACCAGTATTGAAACCTCGTAAGGTATTATTTTCAggtatattgttatttatttctccttttttatatttatttttgttgttatgtttatatcattaatgaatcatattttattcatttatttcaataaatctAGTTGTTGTAAATCTAGTTGCAGGAAAACtaacttattttaagaaattagttTGTAGAAAATAATTGTGATACTATTATAATAAATCTCTCGTTAAagaacaatttattttaatttatattagtttattttagaatactatgttgatgataataaatgaatcaattttattactttttgacatttgataatattatgttaattatattAGATATGTGGATaaatcatgatataaaataatagttataagaaaataaaaaaattaaatttaaatggatAATTCGTTGGCCCGAATCGAACCATTTATAAATGaattgagttaaaaaaatgtgaaaaccgAATGAAATCAaaccaatcaaatttgattgagtTAGGTattaaatttgatcaaaattgaTCTAAACTGATGTGTGAATACCCCTAATATTATATTATGCTCCCCCAACAAatgaacaaacaaatagtagaaatacaactgaaaaaaatatttatttagaagaaaatagaaattgaaaaGTTAAAAGGTATTCTTTTATTGGAAAAATAGGAAAGCCATCTTCTACCCTGTAATTCAGACTTCAGTCGTTCCAGACTTTAATCGTTAATCAATTCGATACCCAGCTTGTTCTGTGATTTAGTTGAAATAGCCGCCAGTTATCTGAGTTGAAATTATGCTCATTGGAACTTTGATTCGTTCGACGATCAACTTGGGGttctccaataaaaaaatataatagaaaaagtatattttatatgtatttagGTTTCTTACATCAAACaatagaaaaaatgattttgaatgttTATGATTAGTTCCGTGTTCTGCTTACAAACACCGATATTTCCGAGACTACTTTTTGTTACAGAAACATTTTAAGATGTtagttctataaaaaaaaatgattttagtaACTAAGGACTTGGGAATAAGCAATTTAGCTAATGATTACCTGAGCTGAGTACTGTTTAGAAATTAGCAAGGCTAAAACTCTAAACTAGAATGTATCTTCACTGATTTACTTGCATCATAATAATACTTTATTGGCTACAATTCGCTGTCGTTTTGAAGGCCCAATTGGTTTGCTATTGTTGGTCTTACTACATTTACGCAAATTGACCGGGTTAGATCATATTTCGGAATTTAAGTCGAGCCGCTGTAGcactgtattattttttatttcttcttttaaataaCTCACGGGGATGCTAGAAAagtcatttttaaatttctttgacACAGAAATAATTCTTCATCAGAGTTTACTTCCTGATTAATCaggatccttttttttttttttatgaaccgGAGGGTTGataccaaaaaagaaaagtcaTTTCGTAATTTCCTCCAAGTcaccttttttataaaataaattcaaagatTAAAAGTATTAGCTTtagtaattcttttttatttgatcatattTATTGTACATATTTCtaaaatagtttattattaCTTGATTTCATTACTATAATTTGTGATACATGTGTTTATTGCGTGTTTTGAGTGCTGAATTCATTTTTACGATATGTAGGTTTGCTCATTCATTACCATTTGCAACTGTACAAGCAGAAGAGATATCGGACTCTAGGCCTGCTGAAGTTTTGAACCTGGGTATGGCCCAAAACCTTTGATGTTTGTGTTCTTTGCAGAGGGGCATCAGTACTCTTATGAATTTCATAATACTTTGGATAAATTTGGTGATTGAAGATTGAGAAGGGTTTCCATCATAAAATgtacttaaatatttttccatCTCTATTTTACATGATTCTGTCTGCTAGGGGTGAAACCTGCTTTTCAAGtatttatcaaatacaaaagcaGTTCGTTAAATATTATGTTCAtcaatgaaattgaaatttgatgaaaaagaaaggattcctgaacataTTTCCCACAATTTTGTTTCCTTCTATACATCAGAATCTGAATGGTACTGATTGATATTGTAAATTTCTGAACCACATTAttgataaattcatttttaatttaacttattgTGCTCTGCTTTGATGGCTATCACTCTGAATGTATTGTCTTCACTTTCAGTGCAAGGTAAATGGGCAGGATCTTCAAATTGGAATACAGTTGTGGATCCTTTAAATGGAGATTCATTTATTAAAGTTGCTGAAGTTGATGAAACAGGCATTCAGGTGCATCCCTGTAATGAATTATTTGTCTTGTTcgcttaatattttattttgaaatatgtttCTTTTGTTGCACGCATAAAGAACTGCTGCTTAGGGACAATTCAGCATGATGTGCTCAAGGCTGTATTCTTTTATTAGTTCCTCACCCTTCATACTATGAAATATAAAGTAACTGAGTTATTatgttattacttattagtaACCACCCACCGCACCTATTTTTTGAATAGGAGATTCAAGTTTGAAGCTTCAACCTCTGCCTGTGAGACAGAGTTCTCatcattttgtaaaaaatgaaaagaaataaatttcaattcgAAGGCTATATATGAGTTGGTACTTGATTGGAATTCAACAGATGGTTTGAGACAGAGATCTTTActaattttttccttttgtttgacTTATCAGCCCTTTGTGGAAAGCTTGTCCAGCTGTCCCAAACATGGTGTACACAATCCTTTTAAGGCACCAGAGAGGTATGACCAGATTATCCTTTGTAtctattcattttctttatagAAATAGAAGCATataataatcttttttctttgttggatTAATGTTTGTCATAAACGTCAaagaacgaaaaaaaaaatgataggaaCCTCATCCTCAACATAAACATTTATGCCTTATGTTGTCCATTATAGGAGACTGTTGCCCAAATGGGATTTTGCTGCGGATGTAAGCATAGGTGGATTATCTAGATTAACCCTAGAGGTTTCAgccttatttttgtaaataatacaGCAGTTTTCTGGATAGCAAATGACACGACAgtttagtttttcatttttcttttgaaacagAACATTAGGTGATTTTCAGATGATTAGTTTGCTAGGTGTGAATGGAACGGAAGTGCTTATCCTTTTCGGGTGTGTTTCAATAGTTCCTGACAAAGCAAAGTTTGGATTGTAGCATAAACTTCCAACCTCGATGGTTTCAAAGTTCTGATAGGAGGAGTAACTAAAATATATGGGGCTCTGGTATTCTAAAGCTGGCTATGATAAGAGTTAGAGTAAATAAACTTCCTAATGTCACCCAGCGGttattttctcttgaagaaAGCAGCTGACTTAGGCATTTTAGTTACAAGTATTTTATGCTTTAGAGCATGATATCAATTCTTATGTTCTTATTTTGGCTATCTATATGAAATTTAATCTGTTTTTTGCTATAAATCTTTTGCAGATATCTCATGTTTGGAGAGATATCTGCTAAGGCAGCTCACATGTTATCACTTCCTAAGGTATTTCAAACTAAGgaaagattttttaattttattattagttttttactATTACTTTATTATGTATTGTTACCTGTTGTATTCAAGAtcaactttttcttctttaattggaaacattaaataatttatactgcATGACCCTCAggtttcagatttctttacgAGGTTAATACAAAGAGTTTCTCCAAAGAGTTACCAGCAGGCTTTTGGGGAAGTCTATGTGACACAAAAATTTCTAGAGAATTTTTGTGGAGATCAGGTATATCAAAATAAGACATGTTAGTgctaaataaatgaaattccAAGTAAAAATATGCCATTCGCTGTAAGGAATGATAGAAGAATCAAAATTTCACATTGACTTGTAGATATTGATCAATTTCGTTTCTATCATTGATACCTAGATTCTTTGTTAGTGGCAGAATTTAACACCGATACATGTACACATGGAAACACCCACACAAaactaacattatttatttataatatatggtTTCCCTATGATGTTACAAAGCTCATATAATTCCTTTAGTGATTTCTTCTTTGTtgtatttaacaaaatattgacAGGTTCGTTTCCTGGCAAGGTCTTTTGGTGTACCTGGAAATCATCTTGGACAACAAAGCCATGGTTTTCGTTGGCCATATGGTCCTGTAaggattttgttttgtttagctttgttatgtttttaattGGTATACTATGTTCTAAAGGTAAAAAAATGAGTCTATGGCATTCTCTCACCAACAGTGTTTGTTTATTTGTGCCTAAATTATCAATTACCTTGTGGTCAAGCCAGTAAGTTTATGGAAGTAATGGGTTAAGTGTACTCTAAGAGgtggaagaaatgaaaaataaaagcaagttttccaaaataaaacttagtAGTATGTAATAATTGTGACTATGAGATTTATTATTAAGAAGGTGGATTGTGGTAATTATGCTAATTCAGATGCATCTATAGTTCTATACATCAAGCCAATGTACATTGATGACCTTGATTGGAGCGGCTCATTGCCCTTTGGTTCTATAGTAAAATAAAGATCACCTTTTAtcccaaaacagaaaagaaaagaaaagaaaaaaggaatatTGCCTGAGGTTTCAATTAGTTACATATGATAATAAGGCAAAACCCTGGACTTAGGTATTCTTTCTTGCAAGAAAACTCAAGTCATTTGTAAGGTAAATGGtatctttgataaaaaaaaagttttttgttatttacagAAAGGTTTATGTCCTACAGATGTCACTTCTACTCATGAAAAGAGTTCACAAAGAATTAGATGTTTTCtgattttgaattgaattttgttttttgattaGTGATGCCATGTGGAGAACTGGAGATGTTTTGCAGTTTTTTCATGAGTGTCTGGTTTAGTAAGTGAATGCATAGATTTTTTCACACACCATAAACATTCACCTTCCCCTCCTGTCGTAATTTTAAAGCTGAAAGTATGTTCTGTAGGTGGCAATTATTACTCCTTTTAATTTTCCCTTGGAGATTCCTGTCCTTCAATTGATGGGTGCACTCTATATGGGCAACAAGCCAGTCCTTAAAGTTGATAGCAAGGTGAGTTCTTTTGGCTCTGATTTTGGCATACTTTATGACATTACATCGAATACAAAATTGATACAGGGCTAGCTTCTAGGCTGCATGAAATATTGATCACAATCAGTTGTGGTGAAAAATATTGTTATCTGATGTTTTTCCCCGTGTGTTTATGAGTGTGCTtttggggggagggggggggcaGGGGAGGGGTATTTtagcaatatttttttacttggtTGATACCTTCATCTAGTTAAAGAAACCATTGTATGATTCATATCTATTGCTCTTCTTATTTTACTCTTCATCTATTGGATTTTGGAcatgtgaattttatttgtttttaaattcaaatctttCTACAGTTACAATGCTGAACCATCGACTCAAATTGTTGTAGGTGAGCATTGTTATGGACCAAATGTTGCGCCTGCTTCATAACTGTGGTTTACCTCTAGAAGATGTAGACTTCATAAATTCTGACGGGAAGACAATGAACAAACTGTTACTGGAGGTTGGTTGTTTGGTACCTTCTTTTTTTCATCCAATGCATTGATTCTACAGAGCATAATATTATTCCTGATAGATTGCCAAATTACTTTTATGATTCTATTTCTTGCTGACCTCAATGTTAACTCATTGACCTCAATGTTAACTCATATTGACCTTTTCTTGTAATTTTGTTGGATCTTATTGGCTTTTGACTCCGTTATTTTGTGGTAATCATATATCAATATTTGTATATGATTACATGTTCCTTTTATAATATGATATTGGATTATGAAGTAGTATTGAATTTGCAGGCAAATCCACGGATGACGCTTTTTACTGGTAGTTCAAGAGTGGCAGAGAAGTTGGCTGTTGATTTGAAGGGCCGCGTTAAATTGGAAGATGCTGGATTTGACTGGAAAATACTGGGCCCTGATGTCCTTCAGGTTTCTTACAATCTTTTGTGGATACCATAAAGGCACTAATTCAATTTTCAGTTCTATAATAGTTTCTCTATGGTATCTTGGTTTCAGGAAGATTACATAGCCTGGGTCTGTGATCAGGATGCATATGCATGCAGTGGTCAGAAATGCTCGGCACAGTCATTGTTATTTATGCATGAGGTCTGTTACATTGGTTATTATGAGAACTTTGTTCATGATTAAATGTCCCCAAGAACTACGGGGAAGATGTACATAAGTACAttgggtttttatttttaatatgcaTGTTACGAGTTTATGTATCGTGTCTTTACTAACTTCATGGTTTGGATTTCCCTTGTTCAGAACTGGTCTAAAACTTCCTTGCTATCTAAGTTGAAAGATCTTGCTGACAGAAGAAAATTGGCAGACTTGACAGTCGGCCCAGTTCTCACAGTAAGTATTACATGTCTGTTGTTTCCCCCTTTTAGTAATTGGTCGgatttaacatttaaaattgcTTTGGTGGCCTGCTTGAAGTTTGTGGCAAATCTTCTCTTGAAGATAACAAAAGTTCAACCAGctttgtaatattttataaatttaattattgaacGGATTCAttcttgcaagttgcaagttaTATGCAAAATGTAAtagtttcaaatttcaattatcACCCCATATTCCAAAATCCCCTTTTCATTACATTTACAATATGGACAAGTTATCCATGCTTTTGTGTGATGGTTAAAGAAGGGAGGGTAAGGCTTTAAATATCAAACGATGCAGCTATGCAATTGATTTGTCCTCAGCCATTTAGAGCAATCTTCAGTACATTATTGACAGACTAAGAAGTTTGGACACTGATTTgtgtttattcattttataatatttaattaatgatacTGTTGGGATGatgattaaatttaatgtttatgcCTTAGCCGATACTTTCGATTTGATTTGGTAGACATTGAACCTTATATatctaaaaatgaataatttggtAAACTGTTTCTTGATGCATCCAGACAGGAtgttatgtttaattatttaattagtaattaatttgCTGGTGCATCTTTGCTGGAATAATCATTTGCTTTATTCTATGCAATGCCAAGCTTAGTTTATTTGaaattcatgatttttcatCTTATATGTTGCAGGTTACGACTGATTCAATGCTTGAACACATCAATAAGTTGCTTGAGATACCAGGATCAAAGTTGCTATTTGGGGGTCAACCTTTAGAGGATCATTCAATTCCACCTATTTATGGTGCTATGAAACCAACAGCTGTCTATGTTCCTCTTGAGGAAATTATGAAGGCTAAGAATTTTGAGCTTGTGACAAGAGAAATATTTGGACCATTTCAGGTATGAAAAGCGAGACTtggaacatgaaaataaagttttCAGATGGATTTTCTAAAAGAATAATATCTGGTTGCTCTGTTGTGAGATAaataatttctatatatatatatttgcagaTTGTTACGGATTACAAAAGCAGTCAACTATCAGTTGTATTGGATGCTTTGGAAAGAATGCATAACCATTTAACAGCTGCTGTAGTTTCCAATGATCCTTTGTTTTTACAGGCAAGACttttataacttaaatttatgACATGAAcgatttatcaatttttaagcAAGTCTCAATTTAATATGACTCCTATCAACTTTTCTCATTGTCCATTTTGGTCATAAAGATCATTAATTCCTTATGTTTCATATTTCATGCATGAAACAAAATTATGGCTATTTAGGGGATTGGACTCTATTTATACTGCACGTCTAAAAGTTTATTCTAcataatatgatatgatatcaATCGCCTGCAAGATTTTTTGTGGTAATTAGAGTTCAACTCCAAAATTGAGATGGCTGACACTTATATTCAACATGCTACTTGTCTGCTGAGCACATAATAAGTGTGCTATCTTCTGATTTGATCATTGTGATTAAAACCTTATTTGCAGGAAGTCATTGGCCAATCAGTAAATGGTACTGCTTATGCTGGTTTAAGAGCAAGGACAACCGGAGCTCCACAGAATCACTggtaaattgatatttttttaaacttgtttTACCTGTACATAACTAAGAAATGATTCtttaatttgttgaaaataataatttcattgcAGGTTTGGACCCGCTGGTGATGCTAGAGGTGCAGGAATTGGAACACCAGAGGCTATAAAACTTGTATGGTCTTGCCACAGAGAAATAATCTATGATTTTGGGCCTGTGCCAAAGAATTGGGAAGTTCCTCCTTCTACTTGAAAAAAGTCCTATTTATGATAGGACCAATGAGATTAGGAATGTCGATTGTGGGGGTTGGGTTGTCCTATTTATGATGGGAACAATGAGATTAGAAATGTAATCGGGGAGGAAGTATATTAGCATGTAGGAATGCCATAAGTCCCTAACCCCTCCATgacatttttagattttataataaatttatgaaaaattatttttgataagGCTTTTTAACTACTAAAATATAGTTGGTATGCTCATCATTGGTTGAGGTGCTGACAtgataaaaggaagaaaattatATAGATGCCAAACAGAGTAGAATACGTTATTCATatctaaataatttaaagaattGGCTTAGTGCTCCTTTTGCACAATCTCAATTTGAAGTTGCTGTCTAGTGTAAGGCTTGTCGGTCCTTACATGTTATGGGCCCTAGggtctagatgaaataataaaataaaaccccTATATATCTccaagtattttaaaatataaatatgttgcatgaaaAAAGTAGGACAAATAATTCTATTAAAAATGATGTGTTTTATTCTGTTAAGCAAATaacataaatgaataaataagaggataagaccttatAGAATATGCAATTTTTGTTGTCCAAGTTTGCAATGAGGACATACTATAGCATCTGAACTAGGATCACCAGGTGATCCAGTGGTTTTCTTTATTGTGTCTTTATGCTTATGTAGGAGACGCTAAAAAGGAAAGCTTGTACccgaatttttaaaaaaggggTTATTCTGTTTCATGCATCTCGGACAATTAAAGATAGTCATTTTACTTGCATTGACGAAGAACAGTCGCATAATGCAAATTCAAATCCCggagcaattttttttcttttaatttgcgACAATCTTTTTTGCGTTGGTAGTTTAATTTCAGTATCTTTTCCATTACCTATCCATCAATTCAAAAATACCTCCGGATCTTCACTCCAAACATAGAGAATTCATAGGggattgaaggaaaaaaagagagaagtggAGATGAATTTGAACAGAGATGCAATGGGTGGTTTCTGGGGACTCGAGCAATGCTTCTGTAGAAACTAGAATCAAACGAAtgctaagattttattttatttttattgacaaatgttATTTTgctgattttattaaaaatattagcatAGATTTGAACGTGcgatttcttttctcttccttctccctttATTCTTTATGATTACTACTAGACTAATATTATATCGTACAGTAAAAACATCCTCTATTGCACTTATACTTTACTACAGGCAAATGACGCATTTCGTGCCTTACTTTTTAcaaagcaaaataattaaatatgttgttCACATTTTTTGAGAATGGTAGTtatcattataataattataaattatagattATAGTTTATAGATTATGCAGTTGCACTtgttattaactaaaaattacttatttaataaatttcattcataaaattataattttcaatttttttagtgaatactaaagaaaatattaaaaagtacaGTATATCCCTAACATCTTATATTAATAGCCTTGTCATAGTCacgtgttaatatttttttttttgtctggaTTGGagatcatataatatttttaataatttattggaTTAACGATTAATTTCATTCATTATGAGGTTTATTAGGTGTGATTGTCATTAACACGAGATAATTTTGTACTCGGAGAAGAATCGAACCAGCTGGTATTTTGATATGATGCatcttaaaaaattttatttcttggttaataattattttttagaataaattttaattttttataacattttatacatatttaaatcaggaaatgcatttaaatttttaactaatacagtattttttattaaaataatagaaagatTTGTAGGAAtacttaaaaaaagtaaaatcttCCACTAATTGAGGCAGTCCAAATCTGTTACGGAAACCCATGCTATCTCCATGTGACATTTGTTACTAAGACCGGGTAATAGTATGGTGCGACTGACTCACTCGTACGTGTCCAACACGTGGGTTATAGAATCTAGAAGATTACGTTCAGAATCAAACTATCAAACTTGAAagtgacacttttttttttttaatatttatacgaATAAATTGGAGGAGAGTGTGTCACTTCATTTTGAACTCAACTGAAAGTGAGTGTGTGAAGGTAGGGTTTTAGAAACTGATCCTACGGCATGTTCATGTTTTTGGTTAGCAGAGTAACTAAGGATTCAATTTCACGCAACCGCAATGCCTTtgcttcttttgctttctctaggtatctcttgtttttgtttgtctcctaaAATTGATTCACTGaggattttaatttattcaattttcgTAATGCTGATCCTCCTTTAATTAGtggaatttaataattttaatagttgATCACTTCACTGATCTATTTgtatcataataaatatatttttggcagCAGTTTACTGGTTTTGGGAGGTCCTATTGAATTGCTACTTTGGTCTAATTGCATTTATCCAAACTGATTGGGTTGGATCATTTTTCAGAACTCAAGTCAAGAGCAGCTGGGGCATtgtgttgatttttatttttttagttaaataactCACAGGAATGCTAGAAAAACCATTTTGTAGTTTCATTCAAttcccttttaaaaaaaacaagataaaagTATTATATAAGCTTTAactggtgattcttttttattcggttatatttattgtatataattctaaaatattaaCGCTAAATTCATGTTTACAATATATAGCAGGTGTGCTCATTCATTATCATTTGCCACAGTAGAAGCAGAAGAGATATCAGGTTCTAGGCCTGCTGAAGTTTTGAACCTGGGTAT belongs to Glycine soja cultivar W05 chromosome 5, ASM419377v2, whole genome shotgun sequence and includes:
- the LOC114413789 gene encoding probable aldehyde dehydrogenase, translated to MCLLRVLSAEFIFTICRFAHSLPFATVQAEEISDSRPAEVLNLVQGKWAGSSNWNTVVDPLNGDSFIKVAEVDETGIQPFVESLSSCPKHGVHNPFKAPERYLMFGEISAKAAHMLSLPKVSDFFTRLIQRVSPKSYQQAFGEVYVTQKFLENFCGDQVRFLARSFGVPGNHLGQQSHGFRWPYGPVAIITPFNFPLEIPVLQLMGALYMGNKPVLKVDSKVSIVMDQMLRLLHNCGLPLEDVDFINSDGKTMNKLLLEANPRMTLFTGSSRVAEKLAVDLKGRVKLEDAGFDWKILGPDVLQEDYIAWVCDQDAYACSGQKCSAQSLLFMHENWSKTSLLSKLKDLADRRKLADLTVGPVLTVTTDSMLEHINKLLEIPGSKLLFGGQPLEDHSIPPIYGAMKPTAVYVPLEEIMKAKNFELVTREIFGPFQIVTDYKSSQLSVVLDALERMHNHLTAAVVSNDPLFLQEVIGQSVNGTAYAGLRARTTGAPQNHWFGPAGDARGAGIGTPEAIKLVWSCHREIIYDFGPVPKNWEVPPST